In Fibrobacter sp. UWB15, one genomic interval encodes:
- the tagD gene encoding glycerol-3-phosphate cytidylyltransferase, with translation MKRVITYGTFDLLHYGHINLLRRAKALGDYLIVALSTDEFNWNAKQKKCYFSYEKRKQLLEAIRYVDLVIPEENWEQKKTDVKEFRIDTFVMGDDWKGKFDFLKEQCEVVYLERTPEISTTQIKKDLECR, from the coding sequence ATGAAACGAGTTATTACCTACGGAACTTTTGACCTTCTGCATTACGGGCACATCAATCTTCTGCGCCGCGCCAAGGCTTTAGGTGATTATCTCATCGTCGCCCTTTCGACCGACGAATTCAACTGGAACGCCAAGCAGAAAAAATGTTACTTCAGCTACGAAAAGCGCAAGCAGCTTCTTGAAGCAATCCGCTACGTAGACTTGGTCATTCCCGAAGAAAACTGGGAACAGAAGAAAACTGACGTCAAGGAATTCCGCATCGACACATTTGTCATGGGTGATGACTGGAAAGGTAAATTCGACTTTCTCAAGGAACAATGCGAAGTCGTCTATCTGGAACGCACTCCGGAAATCAGCACAACCCAAATAAAGAAGGATTTGGAATGTCGATAG
- a CDS encoding alanine--glyoxylate aminotransferase family protein — protein sequence MINFTVGPVQSSDAVRAIGAEQVPYFRTAEFSELMLENERLIKKFAKTTDDSRVVFITGSGSAGMETAIMNTLTPADKAIVVNGGSFGHRFVELCELHEIPFDEIKLAPGKALKAEHLAAYEGKGYTTFIVNKHETSTGVHYDMQLISDFCKRNNLFLIVDCISTFLTDPFNMAELGADIMITGSQKALACPPGISVMALSPKALARIERTKCCCQYFDLKIALKNAERGQTPWTPAVSILRQINARLKEIDANGGVEAEIERTAALAKYFRERIKDMPFEIVSESLSNAVTPLHPTTASAYDIFLKIKDEYGMWICPNGGEMKETVFRVGHIGALTTADYDKLIDAFRDLMKKKFI from the coding sequence ATGATCAATTTTACTGTAGGCCCTGTACAATCCAGTGACGCAGTACGCGCCATCGGCGCCGAGCAGGTTCCCTATTTCCGTACGGCAGAATTTTCGGAACTGATGCTCGAGAACGAACGCCTAATCAAGAAGTTTGCCAAGACCACTGACGACTCCAGGGTCGTATTCATTACGGGTTCTGGTTCTGCCGGCATGGAAACGGCCATCATGAACACCCTGACCCCCGCGGACAAGGCCATCGTCGTGAACGGCGGTAGCTTCGGCCACCGTTTCGTGGAACTCTGCGAACTGCACGAGATTCCCTTCGACGAAATCAAGCTCGCCCCGGGCAAGGCCCTGAAGGCTGAGCACCTCGCCGCTTACGAAGGCAAGGGCTACACCACCTTTATCGTGAACAAGCACGAGACCTCCACCGGCGTTCACTACGACATGCAGCTCATCAGCGATTTCTGCAAGAGGAACAACCTCTTCCTGATTGTCGACTGCATTAGCACCTTCCTGACCGACCCCTTCAACATGGCCGAACTCGGCGCCGACATCATGATTACGGGTTCCCAGAAGGCTCTCGCCTGCCCGCCGGGCATCTCGGTGATGGCCCTTTCGCCGAAGGCGCTCGCACGCATTGAACGCACAAAGTGTTGTTGCCAGTACTTTGACCTTAAAATCGCCCTGAAGAACGCCGAACGTGGACAGACTCCGTGGACTCCGGCCGTCAGCATTTTGCGCCAGATCAACGCTCGCCTCAAGGAAATTGACGCGAATGGCGGAGTCGAAGCCGAAATCGAACGCACGGCAGCTCTCGCCAAGTACTTCCGCGAACGCATCAAGGACATGCCTTTTGAAATCGTTTCTGAATCACTCTCGAATGCAGTGACTCCGCTTCACCCGACAACTGCTTCCGCCTACGACATCTTCCTCAAAATCAAGGACGAATACGGCATGTGGATCTGCCCCAACGGCGGCGAAATGAAGGAAACCGTATTCCGCGTGGGACACATCGGTGCGTTGACTACTGCCGATTACGACAAGCTGATAGATGCTTTCCGCGACCTGATGAAGAAAAAATTCATCTAA
- the sppA gene encoding signal peptide peptidase SppA, producing MKLMQNKFVPALFLFCAAHALAYIPGESGFVSLENEHGIWGNPAGLNAFDSKGALVSYDYDDEINNFRIGGNLEHWAAGFDYTRGPDRLDISRWSLTHGNSLWNRAIFVGERVNAVRTSYYSGTEWSLDLGVMLRPLSFISLGYSCDNVLYAGPQAPERVQNLGATLRLGSLFSVSYDVEDFEDHRLLFELGLYGVRWGFRMPLQGDDEYRLTFSTNFGGYNNVALHVYDDMLPKGGAWGYHSARNPNASLSAQIVRVPLDMEVSETEEEFAFFRKNSICIWHVRNLFEHMLRDPACGLIILDFSGYKGNIGISSEIDRYVKKLKARGSKVIAYMDDIRPAVLLASAHVDRIVVEPSAHMNWRGLGGNILFYKGLFDKLGVKVEFLRHGAYKSAVEPYIADSMSAEARANFDTLYNDLWYSLQTYISMRGVGTKMNADQAYKHLDSLASEPLVTASAAKRAGLVDTLLYLDQVPSYALKTFFDIDYPNAAYRTWYPTDKKIFNESWTPRARIALLNIDGTIDSRMERTVFESLRKLPSTGAEALIVRISSPGGSAIASDKIWAALRHVSEQGIPVVSSIGYMGASGGYYIACAGDKILAEPMAIVGSIGIYGGKIDASGLMEKVGLKAETVKTHEYADATTFTRPWTDNEKAALQAYMDEFYERFTGVVSKATGIPQATVDTAYGGGRVMIGLKALTAGLVHGLGGIDDAIDIAKQLADIGENTDVDLQVLGSGHSFTLPTSGSKMLYELSDWTDYIYDLSRPQLWAVEPALFEPALLGME from the coding sequence ATGAAATTGATGCAAAATAAGTTTGTACCGGCGCTTTTTTTGTTTTGCGCTGCACATGCCCTTGCCTACATTCCTGGCGAGTCGGGCTTTGTTTCGCTCGAAAATGAACATGGGATTTGGGGAAACCCGGCAGGCCTTAACGCCTTTGATTCCAAAGGTGCGCTCGTCAGTTACGATTACGACGATGAAATCAATAATTTCCGTATTGGCGGAAATCTTGAGCACTGGGCGGCAGGCTTTGATTACACTCGGGGCCCGGACCGTTTGGATATTTCCCGCTGGAGCTTGACGCATGGAAATTCCTTGTGGAATCGGGCGATTTTTGTGGGTGAACGCGTTAACGCCGTCCGTACGTCTTATTATTCGGGGACGGAATGGAGCCTTGACTTGGGTGTCATGCTTCGGCCGCTTTCATTCATTTCGCTTGGTTACTCCTGCGACAATGTGCTTTATGCCGGCCCGCAAGCGCCCGAACGCGTGCAGAACCTGGGTGCTACCTTGCGTCTCGGCTCGCTCTTTAGCGTAAGCTACGATGTCGAAGATTTCGAAGACCACCGCTTACTTTTTGAACTGGGGCTTTACGGCGTTCGTTGGGGGTTCCGTATGCCGTTGCAGGGCGATGACGAATACCGCCTTACATTTTCCACGAATTTCGGCGGTTACAACAATGTCGCCTTGCATGTGTATGACGACATGCTGCCCAAGGGGGGTGCTTGGGGTTACCACAGTGCCCGCAATCCAAACGCTTCTCTGAGTGCGCAGATTGTCCGTGTTCCGCTAGACATGGAGGTTTCGGAAACGGAAGAGGAATTTGCTTTCTTTAGAAAGAATTCCATTTGCATCTGGCATGTCCGTAACCTGTTTGAACACATGTTGCGCGACCCGGCTTGCGGACTGATTATTTTGGATTTTTCAGGCTACAAGGGTAACATCGGCATTTCTAGTGAAATTGACCGCTACGTCAAAAAACTCAAGGCCCGTGGAAGCAAGGTGATCGCCTATATGGATGATATTCGTCCTGCGGTATTGCTTGCCTCTGCGCACGTAGACCGCATTGTGGTGGAACCCTCGGCTCACATGAATTGGCGTGGCCTTGGCGGAAACATTCTCTTCTATAAGGGCTTGTTCGATAAATTGGGCGTGAAGGTTGAATTTCTCCGTCATGGGGCTTACAAGTCCGCTGTGGAACCCTACATTGCAGATTCCATGTCGGCTGAAGCCCGCGCCAATTTCGATACGCTGTATAACGATTTGTGGTATTCCCTGCAGACTTACATTTCGATGCGTGGCGTGGGAACCAAGATGAATGCTGACCAGGCATACAAGCATTTGGATTCCTTGGCGAGTGAACCTTTGGTGACAGCTTCTGCGGCTAAGCGCGCGGGCCTTGTAGACACCTTGCTTTACCTGGATCAAGTGCCATCTTACGCATTGAAGACCTTCTTCGATATCGATTACCCGAATGCGGCGTACCGCACGTGGTATCCGACAGACAAAAAGATCTTCAACGAAAGCTGGACTCCGCGTGCAAGGATTGCGCTCCTCAATATCGATGGCACCATCGATTCCCGTATGGAACGTACGGTGTTTGAATCGCTCCGCAAATTGCCCTCCACCGGTGCCGAAGCCTTAATCGTGCGTATTTCTTCACCGGGAGGCTCCGCCATTGCTTCCGATAAAATTTGGGCCGCCCTCCGCCATGTCAGCGAACAGGGAATCCCTGTTGTCTCGAGCATCGGCTATATGGGGGCTTCGGGCGGTTACTATATCGCCTGCGCCGGTGACAAGATTCTTGCAGAACCGATGGCCATTGTAGGAAGCATTGGTATCTATGGCGGTAAAATCGATGCTTCGGGCCTAATGGAAAAGGTTGGCCTCAAGGCAGAAACTGTAAAAACACATGAGTATGCCGACGCCACCACGTTTACACGCCCCTGGACGGACAACGAAAAGGCGGCGTTGCAAGCATACATGGATGAATTCTACGAACGCTTCACGGGTGTCGTTTCTAAGGCTACGGGAATTCCGCAGGCGACCGTCGATACCGCCTACGGTGGCGGCCGCGTCATGATTGGCCTTAAGGCTCTTACGGCGGGTCTTGTTCACGGCCTCGGCGGAATTGACGATGCCATTGATATCGCAAAACAGCTTGCCGATATCGGCGAGAATACCGATGTGGATTTGCAGGTGCTGGGTTCCGGCCATTCCTTTACACTTCCGACTTCTGGTTCCAAGATGCTGTATGAACTGTCGGACTGGACCGATTACATTTATGACTTGAGCCGTCCGCAACTTTGGGCGGTCGAACCTGCGCTTTTTGAACCGGCTTTGTTAGGTATGGAATAA
- a CDS encoding Gfo/Idh/MocA family oxidoreductase: protein MKKVITYGTYDLLHQGHINLLKRAKALGDYLIVGVTNDNFDRDRGKLNVRNNVLERVEAVKATGIADQIIIEDYVGQKIDDVQKYNVDIFAIGSDWEGKFDYLNEFCQVVYLPRTEGISSTMLREETQDIVRVGIIGCGRVANRFPSEAQVVSGVSISAAYDTDFEKCSTFAKQFDGITPCKSLDEFYSQVDAVYVATPHLEHYQCIKDSLLAKKHVLCETPLVLDGLQAKELYNFAESNGLILMEANKTAHCPAFNHLMVMIKSGLIGEVVDIEASLSQLLDKGGREFDPKQAGGAMFEQGSYPLLPILKLMGVQYESLQLFSRIENGVDIHTKGVFRYPKAVCSFKVGLGVKTEGDLVISGTKGYAYVPAPWWKTDYFELRYENPNDNKKFFYKWDGFGLRYEVQEFISCIFNHRFSSARLRRRESIQMAFIMQQFNERKNFYEI from the coding sequence ATGAAAAAAGTCATTACTTACGGAACATACGACCTACTACACCAGGGGCACATCAATTTGCTGAAACGAGCAAAGGCTCTTGGTGACTACTTGATTGTTGGTGTCACCAATGACAATTTTGACCGCGACCGAGGAAAACTCAATGTACGCAACAACGTTCTTGAACGAGTCGAGGCCGTAAAAGCGACCGGAATTGCCGACCAAATCATCATCGAAGATTACGTCGGCCAAAAAATTGACGATGTCCAGAAATACAATGTGGACATTTTCGCCATCGGTTCCGACTGGGAAGGCAAATTCGACTACCTGAACGAATTCTGTCAGGTCGTATACCTTCCCCGCACCGAGGGTATTTCCTCTACTATGCTCCGCGAAGAAACCCAAGACATCGTCAGGGTGGGTATCATCGGTTGCGGCCGTGTCGCCAACCGCTTCCCCAGCGAAGCGCAAGTCGTGAGCGGAGTGAGCATTTCTGCCGCCTACGATACAGATTTTGAAAAATGTTCCACTTTCGCAAAGCAATTCGATGGTATCACCCCCTGCAAGAGCCTAGACGAATTCTACAGCCAGGTGGACGCCGTTTACGTAGCGACCCCGCACCTGGAACATTACCAGTGCATCAAGGATTCCCTCCTAGCCAAGAAGCATGTCCTTTGCGAAACGCCCCTCGTCCTTGACGGATTGCAGGCAAAGGAACTGTATAATTTCGCCGAATCCAACGGTCTTATTTTGATGGAAGCCAACAAGACCGCTCATTGCCCCGCCTTCAACCACCTGATGGTCATGATCAAGTCCGGACTGATCGGCGAAGTCGTCGACATTGAGGCATCCCTTTCGCAGCTGCTGGACAAAGGGGGGCGCGAATTCGACCCGAAGCAGGCCGGCGGAGCCATGTTCGAGCAGGGGTCATACCCGTTACTTCCCATTCTCAAGCTGATGGGCGTCCAGTACGAAAGCCTGCAGCTTTTCTCACGCATCGAAAACGGCGTAGACATCCACACCAAGGGGGTTTTCCGCTACCCCAAGGCCGTATGCTCCTTCAAGGTGGGCCTGGGCGTAAAAACCGAAGGCGACCTGGTCATTTCCGGAACCAAGGGCTACGCCTACGTTCCCGCTCCCTGGTGGAAAACGGACTACTTCGAGCTGCGCTACGAGAACCCCAACGACAACAAGAAGTTTTTCTACAAGTGGGACGGCTTTGGACTGCGCTATGAAGTCCAAGAATTTATCAGTTGCATCTTCAACCATCGCTTTTCTTCTGCACGCCTGCGGCGTCGCGAAAGCATCCAGATGGCATTCATCATGCAACAGTTTAACGAACGAAAGAATTTCTACGAGATTTAG
- a CDS encoding GxxExxY protein — protein sequence MKKVSHEFDLTNVKSDVNIYRKEESFKILKACFEVHNELGNGFLEPVYQEALELELFKCCKQKSRLVGKFW from the coding sequence ATGAAAAAAGTGTCACACGAATTCGATTTGACTAACGTCAAATCTGATGTAAATATTTATCGAAAAGAAGAAAGTTTTAAAATATTGAAAGCTTGCTTTGAAGTTCATAATGAGCTGGGCAATGGCTTTCTTGAACCGGTATATCAAGAAGCTTTGGAACTGGAATTATTTAAATGCTGCAAACAAAAAAGTAGGCTTGTTGGTAAATTTTGGTGA
- a CDS encoding hemolysin family protein, with the protein MLYIVLTVLGCLAISAFCSVTEASFYSMPPATIEQLQKQKKFTARYIVHVKENIDRYIASVLVVNTIANTVGASLATALAVKNLPPLGQVSLPIILTVLILLFGEITPKTLGVKQAKIVAPLVAVPFYYITIVLSWTGIIWLCLTLTKHWTREKEDKKDVSIDDINSLVSLGLREDVIDRQQSVVIKNILALKSVPVRKVMTPRQVVFSLKADSSIGETLDERGNWPFSRVPLYEKEKDNWIGIVLRRDAYNKLAEGMRDVKLRQMMRPLQLIPDSLTLDKLLLRFLKQRGHIVGVVDEWGAIAGIVSLEDVLEEILGREIVDEYDENVDLQETARRRSKALARIRQQSKMQKDAEK; encoded by the coding sequence ATGCTTTATATCGTTCTGACTGTTTTAGGCTGCCTTGCCATTTCGGCGTTCTGTTCGGTAACAGAGGCGTCGTTTTATAGCATGCCGCCTGCTACTATTGAGCAACTGCAAAAACAGAAAAAGTTTACGGCACGCTATATTGTGCATGTGAAAGAAAATATCGATCGATACATTGCATCGGTGTTGGTGGTGAATACGATTGCCAATACGGTGGGTGCATCGCTTGCGACGGCGCTGGCTGTTAAAAATCTGCCACCGCTCGGGCAGGTGTCGCTCCCGATAATTCTTACCGTGCTCATTCTTCTGTTTGGCGAAATTACGCCGAAAACGCTTGGCGTCAAGCAGGCAAAAATTGTTGCCCCCTTGGTCGCAGTACCGTTCTACTACATCACGATTGTTCTTTCGTGGACAGGCATTATCTGGCTCTGTCTCACGCTCACCAAGCACTGGACCCGCGAAAAAGAAGACAAGAAAGACGTGAGTATCGATGACATCAACAGCCTGGTGAGTCTCGGGCTCCGCGAAGATGTCATTGATCGCCAGCAGTCTGTGGTTATCAAGAATATTCTCGCTCTAAAATCGGTGCCGGTGCGTAAAGTCATGACTCCGCGTCAAGTGGTGTTTTCGCTCAAGGCCGATTCTTCTATAGGCGAGACTCTTGATGAACGTGGCAACTGGCCTTTCTCTCGCGTGCCGCTTTACGAAAAAGAGAAAGACAACTGGATCGGGATTGTGCTTCGCCGCGACGCTTACAACAAGCTTGCCGAGGGTATGCGCGATGTCAAACTTCGTCAGATGATGCGCCCGCTGCAGCTCATTCCCGATAGCCTGACCTTAGACAAACTTTTGCTCCGATTCCTAAAGCAACGCGGACATATCGTGGGCGTGGTCGATGAGTGGGGCGCCATTGCTGGTATCGTCAGTCTAGAGGACGTTCTTGAAGAAATCCTCGGTCGCGAAATTGTCGATGAATATGACGAAAACGTAGACCTTCAGGAAACTGCCCGCCGCCGCTCCAAAGCCCTTGCCCGCATCCGCCAACAAAGCAAAATGCAAAAGGATGCTGAAAAATGA
- a CDS encoding CotH kinase family protein: MLRWSALLILCFLCSSCVWNDPEGDPSYLPCDDSEYPYANLPRFVIETEGFAQIRDRETKIPAKLQIYGKNSPESDVLELTIRGRGNSSFRGMPKPGYKIKFEKKQELLGMPKDKEWALVGNSADKTLLKNFITYKLAGWLGDEYTPRSQFVELYLNRQYQGVYQLVETVKVGEHRVNIPQSDSSFLLERGPTEHGGEHFVITEQGTKFEIKSPKEPTDSSTALIKKALSQFENYLKSDNPKGEITDYLDFEDYLRYYWIQELSKNMDGAFRRSIFLTWQKGDVIRLGPVWDFDIAYGNWEVDSLRTITDWYIRPSGWNGLIFKREKLWQEAARYWEKHHAFLATVPDSILKYAKELAPATKNEFKRWPVLENTENWTYKEAYDSYDEAIDSLNSWINQRVDWIDNHL, encoded by the coding sequence ATGCTCCGATGGTCGGCCCTTCTCATCCTTTGCTTTTTATGCAGTTCCTGCGTCTGGAACGACCCCGAGGGCGATCCCAGCTATCTGCCGTGCGACGATTCGGAATATCCTTATGCCAATTTGCCTCGGTTTGTCATCGAGACTGAAGGCTTCGCGCAAATTCGTGATCGAGAAACAAAAATCCCCGCAAAATTGCAAATATACGGCAAAAATTCACCCGAAAGTGACGTTCTTGAATTGACCATCAGGGGCCGCGGAAACTCAAGCTTCAGGGGAATGCCCAAGCCAGGTTACAAGATCAAATTTGAAAAAAAGCAGGAACTTCTGGGAATGCCCAAAGACAAGGAATGGGCACTCGTCGGCAATTCCGCCGACAAGACTCTCCTCAAGAACTTTATCACATACAAACTCGCAGGCTGGCTCGGCGACGAATACACTCCGAGAAGCCAATTCGTTGAACTCTATCTGAACAGGCAATACCAAGGCGTCTATCAGTTGGTCGAAACGGTCAAAGTCGGCGAGCACCGAGTCAACATTCCCCAAAGTGACAGTTCCTTCCTGCTGGAAAGAGGCCCTACGGAACATGGCGGAGAACACTTCGTCATCACGGAACAAGGCACCAAATTCGAAATCAAGTCGCCCAAGGAGCCGACCGATTCCTCGACGGCTCTCATCAAGAAAGCTCTAAGCCAATTTGAAAATTACCTGAAAAGCGACAATCCGAAAGGCGAAATTACGGACTACCTCGACTTTGAGGATTACTTGCGCTACTACTGGATTCAGGAACTTTCCAAGAATATGGACGGAGCCTTTAGACGCAGCATCTTCTTGACTTGGCAAAAAGGGGACGTTATCCGCCTCGGTCCCGTCTGGGATTTTGACATAGCCTACGGAAACTGGGAAGTCGATTCCCTTCGCACCATAACCGACTGGTATATCCGTCCCAGCGGCTGGAACGGCCTAATTTTCAAGCGTGAAAAGCTTTGGCAGGAGGCAGCCCGCTACTGGGAAAAGCACCACGCTTTTCTCGCCACCGTCCCCGATTCAATCCTTAAGTACGCCAAGGAACTCGCACCGGCCACCAAGAACGAATTCAAACGCTGGCCTGTGCTCGAAAACACCGAAAACTGGACCTACAAAGAAGCTTACGACAGCTACGACGAAGCAATCGATTCACTCAACAGCTGGATTAACCAGCGAGTGGATTGGATAGACAATCACCTATAG
- a CDS encoding glycosyltransferase: protein MKIVHLLWGLATGGIENMLVDIVNQQVEGNEISLIVINNMLDESIQARLDKRIRIYCCGRKVKSKNPLPILKLNYFLRKIQPDIVHAHYDEMARFIFGKWTMVRTIHNTTNDFGESKYFKACYAISKAVQEEWMQAGKETILVENGISCDSINCEKTGLFNDGLLHFVQVSRLYIKQKGQDILLKALAEIKNNNLCEKSFKMHFVGDGSSRELLQNMTKSLGIEDLVVFEGNKPRDWIYENLCNFDLFVQPSRYEGFGLTVAEAMVAKVPVLSSNIEGPVEIMSVVKNGAKQLIGYTFESENPEDLARQIAAFVQQGRNDENIEFGRQHVMQNYSIKKTALRYLDEYRKVIAYR, encoded by the coding sequence ATGAAGATCGTACACCTTTTATGGGGCCTTGCTACTGGCGGCATCGAAAATATGCTAGTAGATATCGTCAACCAACAGGTTGAGGGTAATGAAATATCGTTAATTGTGATCAACAATATGCTAGACGAGTCCATTCAGGCCCGTTTGGACAAGCGTATCCGTATCTATTGTTGTGGCCGTAAAGTCAAAAGCAAGAACCCGCTCCCGATTCTCAAGCTCAATTATTTCCTTAGAAAGATCCAACCTGACATTGTCCATGCCCATTATGATGAAATGGCGAGATTCATTTTTGGCAAATGGACGATGGTCCGTACCATTCACAATACCACAAACGATTTTGGCGAATCGAAATATTTCAAGGCTTGCTATGCAATATCGAAAGCCGTTCAGGAAGAATGGATGCAGGCCGGCAAAGAAACAATTTTAGTTGAAAACGGAATTTCCTGCGATAGCATCAATTGTGAAAAAACAGGGCTTTTTAACGACGGCTTGCTGCATTTTGTTCAAGTATCAAGGCTTTATATCAAGCAGAAAGGTCAGGACATTCTTTTAAAGGCTCTCGCCGAAATCAAGAATAATAATTTGTGCGAAAAAAGTTTTAAAATGCACTTTGTCGGCGACGGTTCCAGTAGGGAACTGCTGCAGAACATGACGAAATCCCTGGGGATTGAAGACTTGGTGGTTTTCGAAGGCAACAAACCTAGAGATTGGATCTACGAGAATCTCTGCAATTTCGACTTGTTTGTCCAACCTTCCCGCTATGAGGGCTTTGGCTTGACTGTTGCCGAGGCGATGGTGGCCAAGGTTCCTGTATTGTCGAGTAATATCGAAGGTCCCGTAGAAATTATGTCGGTCGTCAAAAATGGCGCTAAGCAACTGATCGGCTATACGTTCGAGTCCGAAAATCCCGAAGATCTCGCCCGTCAAATTGCGGCCTTTGTGCAACAGGGTCGTAATGACGAAAACATCGAATTCGGCCGCCAGCACGTTATGCAAAATTACAGCATCAAGAAGACCGCGCTACGGTATTTGGACGAATACCGCAAAGTTATCGCCTATAGGTGA
- a CDS encoding acyltransferase: MEKAKPNYFPALDGLRLLASINIVMLHLGSSSALNYMSDYKWIMPIINAPAFAAGIFYVLAGFLFASKFSDPERQIPVIPFMFARISKLYRLHFFMTLLMFIVLVFKFSGYTHLPGLSEIGDCAAAGLAKMTHPWRSLFLHLSLTWSIVPDLGMKLNEPSWSLTSFFVCYAVTPWFSRWLFKQNDRTLWVLFGTLFIPGILWATFFGLSDNLWFDSYDAKYRFFHIFAPVRVFEYLFGMVLFRLFKEGHFDFLKRNFASGIAQFVMLAAIYGSLFLMRPELNPGFNYFFHHSLPILLYGLFLVSLLTGKGFMARFFCIGIVRKIGRASFYPYLIHLPIITIAWGLCNLNQPKNTILLLIFIYTVSTLYSEFKVWRRKKAKAKLAQNSAK; encoded by the coding sequence ATGGAAAAAGCAAAACCGAATTATTTCCCGGCTCTCGATGGCCTTCGACTCCTCGCAAGCATTAACATCGTGATGCTGCACTTGGGCTCTTCTTCGGCCCTCAATTACATGTCCGACTACAAGTGGATCATGCCTATCATTAATGCCCCGGCGTTTGCAGCCGGCATCTTCTACGTGCTCGCCGGATTCCTTTTCGCAAGCAAGTTCAGCGATCCGGAACGCCAGATTCCTGTAATCCCGTTCATGTTTGCCCGCATCTCGAAACTTTACCGCTTGCACTTCTTCATGACACTCCTCATGTTCATCGTGCTTGTCTTCAAGTTCAGCGGTTACACGCATCTGCCCGGTCTCTCTGAAATCGGTGATTGCGCCGCGGCGGGCCTTGCCAAGATGACTCACCCGTGGCGAAGCCTGTTTTTGCACCTGTCGCTTACTTGGTCCATTGTGCCCGATTTGGGCATGAAACTGAATGAACCTTCGTGGTCCCTTACCAGCTTTTTTGTGTGCTACGCGGTGACACCTTGGTTCAGCCGCTGGCTTTTCAAACAGAACGATCGTACGCTTTGGGTGCTCTTTGGAACGCTCTTTATTCCGGGTATTCTGTGGGCTACGTTCTTCGGCCTTTCTGACAATCTCTGGTTCGACAGTTACGACGCCAAGTACCGTTTCTTCCACATTTTTGCGCCAGTCCGCGTATTTGAATACCTGTTCGGCATGGTGCTCTTTAGACTCTTCAAAGAAGGCCATTTCGATTTTCTCAAGCGAAACTTTGCAAGTGGTATAGCCCAGTTTGTGATGCTTGCCGCCATTTACGGAAGCCTGTTTCTGATGCGCCCGGAACTGAATCCCGGCTTCAACTATTTCTTCCACCATTCACTCCCGATTTTGCTGTACGGCCTTTTCTTGGTCTCGCTTTTGACCGGCAAGGGCTTCATGGCTCGTTTCTTCTGTATCGGAATTGTCCGTAAAATTGGCCGCGCCTCGTTCTATCCGTACCTGATTCACTTGCCCATCATCACGATTGCGTGGGGCCTTTGCAACTTGAATCAGCCCAAGAACACCATACTGCTCTTGATTTTCATTTATACGGTCAGTACGTTGTATAGCGAGTTCAAAGTTTGGCGCCGCAAAAAGGCAAAAGCCAAGTTGGCGCAAAATTCGGCAAAGTAA
- a CDS encoding Gfo/Idh/MocA family protein: MQSSCSYKAILIGNGTMGERHKRLLEADGVEFIGVADTAAEASALFEQIAAGKLTPDFAVIASPAVTHDEYVKKCIETNLPVLMEKPVSVSGMDALEYQKLALERGAFVFVGHSERFNPAIEEFAKTDFCKEMQEYLKFWYLRKQDASPVSFKFTRTHGFSPRNRDVSVEYDLMIHDMDLLCHFVDKNALMYKSLHCEDVSDDRVHAFYDFGTLKAEFIADRNSASDSRTLEISMNGRSVTLDLGAYRKESPAYALQKEHQAFLNCLSSYKNAAQDDVPECGWYRAFYDACYAVALVSLIGELYKKG; the protein is encoded by the coding sequence ATGCAAAGTTCATGTTCTTATAAGGCAATCCTGATTGGTAATGGCACCATGGGGGAGCGGCACAAGCGGCTGCTCGAGGCCGATGGTGTCGAATTTATCGGTGTTGCAGACACGGCGGCAGAGGCTAGCGCCCTATTTGAACAAATCGCTGCCGGTAAGCTTACTCCGGACTTTGCTGTCATTGCGTCTCCTGCCGTAACGCACGATGAGTATGTCAAAAAGTGCATCGAAACGAATCTCCCGGTGCTTATGGAAAAGCCGGTGTCCGTGTCCGGGATGGATGCTCTTGAATATCAGAAACTTGCCCTGGAACGGGGCGCATTTGTGTTTGTGGGACATTCGGAACGTTTCAACCCGGCAATTGAAGAATTTGCAAAGACTGACTTTTGCAAGGAAATGCAGGAATACTTGAAATTCTGGTATCTCCGAAAGCAAGACGCCTCTCCGGTGAGTTTTAAGTTTACGCGAACGCACGGTTTTTCGCCGCGTAACCGCGATGTCTCCGTGGAATACGATCTGATGATCCATGACATGGACTTGCTTTGTCACTTTGTCGACAAGAACGCCTTGATGTACAAGTCGCTTCATTGTGAGGATGTATCGGATGACCGCGTCCATGCCTTCTACGACTTTGGAACGTTAAAGGCCGAATTTATAGCAGACCGAAACTCCGCCTCCGATTCCCGTACGTTAGAAATTTCGATGAACGGTCGTTCCGTTACACTGGATTTGGGTGCCTATCGCAAAGAAAGTCCTGCGTACGCCCTGCAAAAAGAACATCAGGCTTTTCTAAATTGTTTGAGCTCTTATAAGAATGCGGCACAAGATGATGTTCCCGAATGCGGTTGGTATCGTGCTTTTTACGATGCCTGCTATGCGGTCGCACTGGTTTCTTTGATTGGTGAATTGTACAAAAAAGGGTGA